The sequence below is a genomic window from Paenibacillus sp. DCT19.
CTGATAGAAGCCCTGCCACAGATAACGTCCAGATTGGCCCTTTCTTATCCACCAAATAACCGCCGCCTCCTGCCCCAATCCCTGAAGCCAGCGCAAGTGGTGTAAACCAATAACCTGAGGCGGTGTTAGACACACCCAGATACTGCTCTACGAAGCCAGGAATGAAGATGACCGAAGCTAGAATAGCGCCTGAGAAAAAGGCGATGAGCAGTGTCCAGCGGAAGGACGCAATGCCCAGCAACTGTGTGGACACAACCGGTTCACGTCCTGATCCTTCGAGCCTTCTCTCAAGAAAGTAGAATACGATCAGTACAACTACACCCAACAAGAAAAATCCATAAAACATCGGTGAACCTACGCTTTGCAGCATATTTACACCGTCCAAATTACTGAAGCTGTACATGAGACTGAGCACACCAATAGTTAGAACAGCAATCCCGCTCCAGTCCACTGCCGCACGGTTCAATTCCTGTTCATCCTGAATATAACGAATACCCGCAATGAACAGTAGGATTGCAATCGGTACATTGATGAGAAATAACCAGTGCCAGTTCCCTGTCATATCCAAAATAAAAGCACCAATGTTTGGCCCCAAGATGGCAGCAACCCCATTCATACCTCCCAACAAGCCCAATGCTGTGCCTTGGCGCTCTGCTGGAAACTTACTGAGCACATAGGAGCTTGCAATGATGAAGATCCCTCCACCGCCTAATGCCTGAATAACACGAGCAACGAGAAAGAACGTAAACGACGTACTTAATGCCACGAGTAAAGACCCAATGCCAAATAAAGCTACTTCAATAAGAAATAACTTCTTACGACCATAGCGGTCTGAAAGTTTACCTGCGATAGGCACACTTACAGCAAGACCGAGAGTGTATAACGTAATCGTCCATGCACCCCAAGTTGGTGATACCCCAAATGAGGCATTCAACGTCGTTAGAGACGATGTGATGATCCCATTATCCAGAGCCGCCATAAATACCCCGACCGCAAACAGAATTAACGGCCATTTCATTTGTTTCTGCATCTCGTGTTACCTCCCGATCACATCATAATTTTGCGATAGATAAACGGACATTATTAAACGCACACAAACTGAACTGATACATCTATATTAAACACTTAAGAACAATTATGACTCACTGGTCATTTTAAATCAAACCCATTTGTTATGTCAATTTATAAATATATAGTTGCAAGTGATATAACACCCTTAAATAAAAAATACCGCCCAACGATTCCTTAGAATCAGAGGGCGGTACTCATATTTTATAACGTGCGTCTGATTTTATCTGTATAGACGACTCTGAATGATGATGAAGATCAAGTTGATATCGTCAATGACCTCGCCTGAATTACTTCATCAGATGACGATTGAGGAATTTCTCAATCGCTCTATACAGATCCAACTGGTTTTCTACATTGGCGAAGCCATGACCTTCATTTGTTTTTAACATATAAGGCACATCTACCCCGCGCTCACGCAGCGCTTCAACAATCTGGTCTGATTCAGCCTGTTTAACACGTGGGTCATTCGCTCCTTGAACGACGAACAAAGGCGCCTTCATCTGATCAATATGGAACAATGGCGAGATCGCCGTAAGCAGCTCCTTATCCTTCTCTGGGTCACCTACACGCTCATAGAACATGTTGCGCTCTGATTCCCAATAAGGTGGCAGTGAGTCCAGCAAAGTGAAGATGTTGGAAGGTCCAACATAGCTGATTCCAGCAGCGTATACGTCTGGAGTGAACGCCAGACCAGCCAAGGCAGCATATCCACCATAAGATGCTCCGTAGATCGCTACTCGGTCCGCATCAACGGTTCCTTCTTCAATCAACCAATTTACTCCGTCTGTAATGTCGTTCTGCATGTCTTTGCCCCACTGTTTATTGCCTGCATCCAGGAATTCCTTACCGTAACCTGTAGATCCACGAAAGTTCACCTGCAGCACAGCGTAGCCTCGACTAGCGAGGAATTGGATCTCAGGGTTATACCCCATGAATCACGAGCCCAAGGTCCACCATGTGGCACCACGACCAATGGTAACTGGGAAGCCTCGACTCCCTTCGGCAATGTCAGATATCCATGGATGGTCAATCCATCACGTGATTTGTACGAGATTGGTTTCATGTCGGACATTTTGTCCTCATCAATCCATGGGGCAGCATCGGCCAGCTTATCCAGCTTGCCTGTTACCGAATCATAGAAGTAGTACGTGCCCATCGACTTGTCGCTATAGGAAATAAATAATACCTGGCCTTCTTCACTGATACTGGACAGGCTAATCTCTTTGCCTGGAACCTTAGCCTTGATGTCTTCCATCAGCTTTTTGAATTCAGCATCAAAAAATTCATAGTTTACTTTATCCGTTTCGTATACAGCTGCAAGAATTTTACCTTTGGCTTTGGATGGCACAAAACTATTAACATCTACGTCTTTGTTTTCAAAGATCGTTTTGGTTACTTGCTTAGTGCTAGGGCTATACTCAACAATTGCTGATTTGTCCCGATCCAAGTTAGAGATTGCGTAGATATTTTTGTTATCGTACGTGAACATAACTGGAGCAAAAGTCTCTCCCAGCTTTGTTGTTAACAACGGCTCAAATGGCTTATCTTCAGAATCACGATACATCAATGAAGAGACATTGCCGTCACTGGATACAGCCACACGGATTTTGCCCTCATGGTCTGTCAGCCAGCCCGTAATATTACCTGGGTTCTCTGCAGCAAGAGTGGCCTCACCAGTATTGATATTGATGCGATATACATCGAAAATCTGAGGATCACGTTTATTCATTGCCACCAGAATTTCATCCGGCACACCTTCGAGCGGATCAATTAAACTCGCTCTGGTGTTAGGGTATGGTGTGAGATCCTTATTGTTTTTGCCATCAATATCCGTTACATAGATGTGGTAGTTCTCATCTCCTGCAGCATCTTTGATGTAGAGCAGCTTATTATCGGTTGCCCATCCAAATCCCATGATGCTCCGTTCAGACTCGCTCGTCACCCGAACAGACTTGTCCTGTCCATTCTCTTTGACCACGATGTTCATACGGTTATTCCACGGCTCCAAGTAAGCCAGATGTTTACCATCTGGGGACATTTGGAATCCTGCCTGAGCAGGCTGTTTGAAGAAGTACTCTAGCGGTGTAAGACCCTCAGACTTCACATCTAGACCTAGCGCAAGATAAAGCGCATCAGCAAATTCCCCGTGAGTTACAGATTGTTTGGCATTAAATGCTGAGCCTTCAATGATAAAATGTTGCTTGATCCGTACAGCATCTTCCACATGAACCGCCGGAATCTGTTTCATATCGCTGTATACAACTTGAATTCCGTTGTCTTTTAATTCAAATGCCCGAGTAAACAACGAGGCCATCTGTGCCCGTGTCAGTGGTGCATCTGGAGCATAACCTTTCGCTTTTCCTTGAATCAGCCCGCTTTGCTTCAGCGCATAAATTGCCGGTGCTGCCTCATCGCTCGCTGATACGTCCGCAAAACCAGTAAGTGAAGCTGGAGCATCCAATTTAAGTACACGCTGTAAAATAACTGCTGCCTCTGCTCGAGTAATCGGCGTGTTTGATTCTACTGTACCGTCTATGTATCCCAGTTGTTGTAACGTTTGTGTTGCTTTTGAAGCGATTGTTTCTGCAACGGTTGCTGTAGGTTTAACAGCTTCCGCAGCTTGTACTGCAGGCTGAATCAGAGCAATAGACATAGCCATGCTCAGCGTTAATGCATATACCTTCTTGCTAATCGAGTTCAATTCATTTCCCCCTTATAAGTGAAATTCATAATATTATGGAATATTCCGTAAATCCATATTATCATGATCAAGCTTATATTGGAAAGAACGCCCATCTGACATCGCCGGTTGGTAGATAGACATCCGAGTTCCCGTTGCATGGTTATATGGTATGTTACTGTGATCCAGCAAACCCGTAGTTGAACAACTTCTTCGTTTCCACAAAGCGTCCTTCCCGGCTTTCGGAACCAAATACAACCGAAATCAATCGTTTACCATTGCGCTCCGTTGTTCCAACAAAGTGGTACCCTGAATCCTCGTCATATCCTGTCTTCAATCCATCATTGCCATCATAAGCATATGGGCCACCTAGGGAGGACAACATCCAATTCGTATTGCTCATATACATGCCTCGCTGATGGATGGACACCTGCATCTGACTGGAGGTCTCTAAAATCTGTGGGTAGTTGGTAATAAGATATTTAGCTAATTTACATGCATCTATAGCTGTCATCACGGTCTGCCCTTGAATCGCTTCAGGACGGTTGGGACCCAGCAGCTTCTCGCTCAATCCAGTTGAATTCGTAAATACGGTCGTGTCTGATAATCCAATGGCCGCAGCTCTCTTATTCATCGCAGACACAAAGTTTTGTTCTGATCCGCTGATATACTCAGCGAGTGCAACGGCCGCATCATTTGCAGAGTACACGGCTACAATCTGAAACAACTCACGCACCGTGAATTGCTCACCTTGCTTCAAAGCTAGATGACTTCCGCCAACCGAGCTTGCATACAAACTAATCGTAACAGAATCTTCCCAATGGATATCTCCGTTTGTGATCGCATCGAGAACAAGCAACTCGGTCATTAACTTACTGACCCCTGCCGGAGCTGTTCCTTCTGAACCATTAAAGTCCAGCAAAATCTGCTCTGTTCGCATATCCATCAGCACAGCAGACTCCGCTTTGATTCCCGGTTTGCCTACTAACATGTCTGGTTTAACACCCAAATATATAATAATGAGCAGAGCTAACAGCATTCCTGCACGTTTCCACCACTTTTTCATCATGAATTCACCTCTTACCTATATAGACGAAGTGAAGAGGCATTTTGTCTGCACTTTTTTGAAAAAAAGTTAAATTTTTTTTATTTTTTTGTCATCAAATAAAAACATGGATTCCTACACCCATGCCAGAGTGTAGAAATCCATGTTTAGATGGTTCATTTTATAACATCCTAGAAGAATGATTCATAGATTTAATCACCGAAAGTTACGAAGGACCCCAATCCTTAATCGATGTTAAATCATTGTAAAAGTAACCTTTACTTCTAATCGTGGCACTTTAGATCATGCACGACTTTAGATTTACTCAGCTACGACAGCTTTGTCTGCATTAACAGCCAATTCGTGCAAGTATACGCCAGTACCGTCACCAATTGCGTAGTTCATTACACGTTTGTTAACAGGTACTACAACTGCACGATACAGTGTTGGGAATACAGGAACTTCATCAACCATGTACTGCTGCCATTCGTTGTAAATCTCTTTACGCTTGTCTACATCGAATGCTTCAGCGGATACACCTGCTGCCAGCAATCTGTCGTTTTCTTCGCTAGAGAATCTAGGGAAGTTATACAGTGCGTCGCGGCCATACAATCCAGAAGGATCTACGTCGATACCAACGCCCCATGCTGCTTGATATACATCAATGTTAGGATCATCTTTACCTGTGTTACCTACGCGGTCATAGAAGCTGTTGAACTCAACCATTTCAAGGTTTACTTTCAGACCGATTGCTGCCCAAGATTGAACATAGTAACGTGCCAGTGGTTCAGCTGTGTCGCCACCTGTCATAGATACGAAGTTAATTTCGAGTGGGGAACCGTCCGGATTGGTACGGAATTCACCATCTAATTTGTATCCAGCTTCGTCTAGCAATTTTTTCGCAGCTTCAGGGTCATAAGCAACACCTGGGTTGTTAGAATCGTGGAACTCAGGGTGAGATGGTGGAATCAGAGTTGTTGCATTCCAACGCAAACCGTTATAGAAACGTTTACCAACCTGATCATTATCTACAGCCATCCACATTGCTTTACGCAAGTTTTTGTCGCCCATTTTAGCATCTGTATTACTTACAACTTTACCATTGTCAGCATCCCATGTACCCAGTTTGAAACCGATGTACGTGTAAGCACGGTCGATCGTACCAAGGAATTCTACGTTAGACATGTCCGCATTGTCTTTATATTGATCTGTCGGGAACGCATCTACGAGGTCTACGCCGCCAGATTTCAATTCTTGAACAACCGTTGTTGGGTTAATAACTTTCAAAGTTACTTTATCCAACTTCGGAGCTCCACGCCAGTAATCTTCGTTCTTCACATAAGTTACTGACTCACCTGGAGTAATGGTTTCAACTTTAAATGGACCGAAACCAATTGGCGTTTCACGTACTTCTTTGGAAGAAGACATTTTCGCTACTTCCATATCACCGAAGATATGTTTAGCGAGTGGGTAAGTCCACACACCACCTGTCAACAGGGAAGGTGTGGATTCTTTATACGTAATGCTGATTTGTTTCTCACTCAGCACTTTAATACCAGAGATTGTATCTGCAGTACCTGCATGGAACTCGTCCATACCTACTACACTTGTGAAGTTGGAATCGTAACGAGGACCATCATAGTCTTTGCTACCAATAGTTTCATAAGCAAACTGCAGATCTTCAGCTGTTACAGGCTTGCCATCATGCCAGTTTACGTTATCACGAATCGTCAATGTGAACGTCTTGCCATCTTCGGATGTTTCGTATGTTGCTGCACCATCATTAGTGTATACATAGTCTTTGTCCCAATCTAGCAAACCTTCATCAAACCATCCCAGAACTTTGGAGTCCGGGTTACCAGAATAGAAGTTAAAGTTTAATGTACCTTCAAAAGCCGTATCGGAAACGAGACCATAGGTGATTGATCCGCCTTCAATCGCTGTGCCTTCATTTGTTTTAACATTGTTGAAATCTTCAATGGAGTAAACGCCCTCTTCATTAGCAGGCTTTTCTTCCGTCTTCTCTTCCCCTTGATTAGCCGTAGGCGCTGGAGTTGCTTCTTTCTCTGAGCTACATGCTGCAAGCACCAGTACGAAGACCAACATCACTGTGAAAAATATACCCCGTGAAAAAAATCCTTTTTTCATGAACCTTTCCTCCCTTTTTTTAACCTCTTCTTTGTCTTGCATCAGTCGCACGCTTCAGAGCTTGTCCGACATTATTTATACTCAACATCAATACTAAGATTAGTAGTGACGCAGGTAGCCATATCCACCATCTAAATTCCAACGTTTGCGGATTACGAGCATAGCTTACGAGTGTTCCAAGACTAGGCGTACTTTCTGGGAAACCAAACCCCAGGAAAGACAACCCGGATTCGAGGCCAATGTTGGCAGCGAGGTTCAACGTCATCGTTACGATAATTATCGAACTTAGATTGGGAAGAACCTGTGAGAAGATAATCTTCACATGGGATGATCCCAATGTTTTTGACGCTTTTACATATTCTAGTTCACGCTCCTGCAATGCCTTAGACCGGATCAGCCTAGCAATCCCCATCCATAGGAAGGCAGTCATAATTAGCGAGAACGAAATAATATTATATTTGGGTACTGCTGTAACAAACGCGATAACGATCATCATAAACGGAAGAACCATGAAGAAATCAACAATACGCATGAATATATTATCAACTAATCCTCCGAAGTAACCGGATAGGATACCGACCACGATTCCCAATAACCCTGTCATTAGCGTAACCAGGATTGCAATCGTTAGTGAGTTACGTGTACCGATGATTAGTTGTCCGAATACATCACGACCTCCGTAGTCAGTCCCGAGCCAATATTGCGCAGAAGGCGGCTCATACAAGGCGAACAAATCTACTTTTACGATTTCATCTTGATCCAAGAGCAGTGCTGTTCCATATACCAGTAATAAGACGACCCCCAAAAATATGAGCGAGATTAATGCAATCTTATCTCGGACAATTTCCCTCCACAATATGTTCAGGCTGGAGGGGCTTTTATCAATCTTCTGTGAAGTTATAACGACATCATTGGCCTTGCTCATCTTATTCACCCCGAAATCTTCAAGTTCTTACTTAATCCGAATACGCGGATCTACCAATCCCAGAATAATGTCAGACAACAATGATCCTAGAATTGTAGCTATACCAAATAGTAGGACAAGCGCTGTTACAACACTGAAATCTCGAAGAGAGATTGAGGTCAGGAACAACTGCCCCATGCCCGGATAACTGAATATACTCTCAATGAAAATCGTTCCTCCGATAAGCCCCGTAATCTCATAACCGAAGAATGCGGCGATCGGCAGTAGAGAGTTTCTCAAAATATGTCTGTTGTACACTCGTGATTCCGAGGCACCCTTGGCTCTAGCAGTAAGAACAAATTCTTTATGCTTGATATCAATAATTTCACTACGCAAGTACTGAACAGTTGATACTGTAGTAATCAATGCCATAGATAATGCCGGTAATAACAAATGATAGAACTTGCTTGCAATGTACTCGAATGTTCCTGGTGTAAGTCCAGGTGCTACGCTACCTCCCGTCGGGAATAAGCCAAAGTGGAAACCAAAAATCCACAACATAACGAGTGCAAAAATAAATAATGGTGCTGCAAAACCTAGATAGGTATAACCCGTAATTAATCGGTCAGACCATGTATCATTATAACGACCACTGATAATACCTAGTGGAATCGCAATTAAATACGTGAATACAAGTGTTGCAAACGCAAGCCAGAACGTATTCGCTATACGTTGACCAATGAGATCCATAACTGGCATTTTAAATCGGAAGGATTGTCCAAAATCACCTTGTGCGGCATTTCTGATCCAGTCCCAATACTGCACATACCATGGATTATTAAGGCCAAGTCGTTCCCGCTGTTCATCCAGTGCTTTCGGATCAATGCTTGGATCAAGCAAACCGGTTAGTGCATCCCCTGGCATCGCCTTGGCCATCAAGAAGACCAAAAGACTAAGCAAAAAGATCTGAGGGATCATAATCATGATTCTTCGTACTATTATTTTCCACATGGTCTTCAACCTTTCTGAGGTAGAGCTACTCGGTGAGTATTAGAAATGGATTGGAGCGAGTATGCAAGCCCTTCCTCATCAAAGAAGTTTCGATATGAATTCTCGTACTCTGACTTGACCATTTTACGAAAGGCAACCATTTCCTCCCGTTTGCTTGGATCCATATCCGGAATAGCTGCAATAAGACGTTTGGTATAGATATGCTGTGGGTTCTCAAAAATATCATCTGTTGTTCCCTGCTCCACATATCGACCTTTATACATAATCCCAATCTGATTACACATATGCCTTATGATCCCGAGATCATGGCTAATGAACAGATAGGTCAAATTCAATTCCTTTTGAATATCCTGCATGAAGTTTAGCACCTGGGCTTGTACCGATACGTCCAGTGCGGATACAGGCTCATCAGCAATGATCAGTTTCGGCTTCAAGGCGATTGCTCGCGCAATTCCGATCCGCTGACGTTGACCACCGGAGAATTCATGTGGATATTTGTAGATGGATTCAGGACTAAGCCCGACCTTCTCTAGTAATTCTCTTACTTGTTTTTTCTCTTCCGTAGCCGTCAGTCGCTCGTAGTTACGGAGTGGCTCGGCAATGATATCAATAACCCGCTTCTTCGGATTAAGGGAAGAGTACGGATCCTGGAAAATCATTTGCACATCGCGCTGAAGCTGCCGATCTTTACGACGTTCTGTGGCTAGATTTTTGCCATTAAACATGACCTTGCCCTCTGTTACGTGATTCAGACCGATAATGGCTCTTCCTGTCGTCGTTTTACCAGAACCAGATTCCCCGACAAGTCCATAGGTTTGTCCTTGTTCGATGGAGAAGCTAACATCATCAACTGCTTTGATACTTCCAATCTCGCGCTTGAGCAAGCCACCACGAATCGGAAAATGTATTTTGAGTCCTTCTACTTCTAGTAGTGCCATTATGTTGTTCCTCCTCAGCTTTGATCAGGGAAATGAAAGTGCTGGTAACAGGTGCATCTTACATAGTGACCTGGCGCAATTTCATGCATCTGTGGGTTCTCTTCATGAGCCGAATCATCAATCCATGGAATTCGGGCCTTGAAGCGGCACCCTTGGCGAGGAAGATTTTTAAGTGAAGGAACGATGCCTTGAATGACATGCAGCTTCGACTTCTCGTCTGTATCTGTAATCGTAGGAATAGAATTTAATAGTGAACGTGTATAAGGATGTTGAGCATTGCTCATCAAGGTATAGATATCTGCAATTTCAACAATCTCACCTGCATACATGACTGCAACCCGGTCGGCCATTTCAGCTACTACACCGAGGTCATGCGTGATTAGGATGATGCCTGCATTGATCTCATTCTTCAGATCGCGAATAAGTTCTAGGATTTGTAGTTGAATGGTAACATCCAGTGCGGTAGTTGGCTCATCGGCAATTAACAGTTCAGGTTTATTGGCAATCGCAATGGCTATAACAACTCTCTGTCTCATACCGCCTGATAGTTCGTGAGGGTACTGCTTATAAATATGTTCAGGTCGTGGAATTCCGACTTGGTTAAGCAGATCGATAACTTTCACTTTCTTATCTTTGGAAGAAAGCTTAGGTTGATGCAGCGTCAGAATCTCTTCGATCTGTTCGCCGATAATCATTAGAGGATTTAGTGCTGATAACGGGTCCTGGAAAATCATACCCATCTCATTACCACGAAGTTTGTTTAATTTGTTAGGAGATATATTAGCTATATCCTGTCCTTTATACAAAATTTGACCTTCAATTTTTGCTTTGTTGTGCAAGCCCATCAGTGAGAAGGCAAATGCACTTTTTCCCGATCCCGATTCTCCTACGATAGCTAACACTTCATTTTTCTTAACGGTAAGGTTAACGTGGTCAACTGCTGCGTAATAGTCATCTTCAATTCTGAAAGATGTAGTTAGATTTCTGACTTCCAATAGGTCTGTATTCAAATCAATCACCCTAACCCCAAAATTTCCGCAGAATGTATTCTTCACAAGATGAATGCATCCACTGTATATTTCCATGTTTTTGAAGACAACGAACAAATTTTTATACAAAATGCGAATTCAGCAAATGAATTAAACTTTTGTATTTTAATTTAGACCATTGGTCAATTAATGTTGAGCATTCCTACCGGGATTATATAGCAAAATAATTAATGTAATCATACGTGTAAATTTAGGTGACGTCAATGCTTATTTTGAGATTTTTGGAATAAATGTTTTTTATACCACAGTTTTGGGTATTAGCTATGCTAAAAAGGTAAATATTAAGGAGTTTCGAGCATTAAAGGAGGGGGACATCTGGAAGTTTTACATTAAGTAGAGTTGTCAAAATTATAAACATAACATTAACGTTACATATAATGTATATATAAGTGTAGCATATAGCCGATATAATCTCTTATAATAAACATATATGTTAACTTTGTGATATGTGTGGTTAGTTCTAGTCGTTTAGAAGTAAACGCATACTTACAAACAAATATATACAAATATGATACTGGCTACCCTTTTATTGAATCAACGGTTTATTGCTAGTTATTATAGTATAAATTTTTTTATTTACTGCTGTAAAGGACTAATTGTCATCTTTTATCATTTTTTTTACAAAACAATGAAAAAAGCCCTGCAAAATGCAGGACTTTACTAATAAACATACGTATAAGTGAATATTAATAATATTAATTATTGCATAACCGGTGGTCGTTTGCCCCGCTTTAATTCGTTAATGCTTAAGCCAAAATCCATTTGCAAATGAGGGTAGTCGGGAAAGTTAGCCCAATCCCCTCCCCAAGTAAATCCCAGGTCTTTTGCAAGCGCAACAACCTCCATCCAATCAGGCTCACCATTACCGTTATCGTCTCGTTCCATATCCCATACAATCTCTCCTTGAGGTGTACGAAGAGCGAAATCAATGGCTAATCCATAATTGTGATAAGATTCTCCGCCTCTGGCGTTGGTGACAATGTTCCCAGTACCTGTACGTCCTTGATCAAACAGTGCATCCTGTTCCTCTATACTTCGATAACCATGAGTAATGACAACCTCTATGCCACGCCTGGCTGCTTTTCGTACCAACAGCTCCTCACTCTCAGCGACAAGGGGATGTAGGCCTGTAATTGGAATAACTTCTTGCGAGCTCCCCGGCCATATTTCATATACATCATCTTTTTGCTGAAGCCATATATATACAACGACAAGGAGCAAAGTAGCGATAAGCCAAAATCGTAAACTACTTTTCCGTTTTTGCTGTTTTTTGCGTTTCGATTTGTTCATTATAATCTCCTGATGTAGTGAACTTTAATATGACCACCTTCATTTAGCCTATACCTTATATCATAACATCGGACTTTCCTAATGCACAATTTAGCCGAATAATATCCAAACGCAAGTGCATTTTGAAATAAGTAATTAATGAATATGCAAAAAAGCAGCCGGCTATAAGCCGACTGCTTGGTATCCATGCTGAGTAAGACTACTCAGTAGTGTATGGCAATAATGCGATTTGACGGGAGCGTTTGATTGCAATCGTCAAAGCACGTTGATATTTAGCGCTAGTACCTGTTACACGGCGTGGCAAAATTTTTCCACGTTCGCTGATAAATTTACGAAGCAAGTCCGTATCTTTATAATCGATGTGAGTAATTTTGTTTGCTGTGAAGAAGCATACTTTACGACGTTTGTTACGACCGCCACGACGTGCTGGTCTTTTATCGTCTCCGCCTTCTCTTTGCTTGAAGCCCATGCTTTTCAGTCCTTTCCTATCGTGTAACTAATATCTCCTTAGAGAATCGGTTCACGTTAAAATGGCAAATCATCATCCGATATATCAATCGGTTTTCCGTCATCGGAAAAAGGATCCTGATTGTTGCTACGCGAATTATTATTGTTCGCGCGCCCGCCGCCTCCGTAAGAAGGCTCTTCACGCATTGGTTGCCCACCGCCGCCACCGTTGTTATCACGGTTAGCTGACTCCAAGAAACGGACGTTATCGGCAATGACTTCGGTCACGTATACACGTTTTCCTTCGTTATTCTCGTAGTTCCGTACTTGAATGCGTCCTTCGACTGCAGCTAGGCGTCCTTTGCGCAAATAGTTTGCACAAGTCTCAGCAAGCTGTCTCCAGGTTACGACCGGAATGAAATCCGCTTCCCGCTCTCCCCCTTGGCTTGTAAACGGTCTGTCCACTGCCAAAGTAAATTGCGTAACTGCTACTCCTGCTGGAGTATAACGCAACTCAGGATCCCGGGTTAACCGGCCGATCAGAATGACACGGTTCAACAATGTAATCCCCTCCTTCAGAGCGTATTGGTGCGTTAATCACGAGTTTTGTCTTAAGCAGACTTAACGTCGTTCGTAATGAGATAACGAATTACTTCGTCAGAAATCTTCATGAGACGCTCAAGTTCAGTAACAACTGCTGGTTCAGCAGTGAAGTGTACCAAAACATAAACACCATCACGGAATTTCTTGATCTCATACGCAAGACGGCGTTTACCCATAACGTCGTGAGCTGTAACTTCACCACCGCCGTTGGAGATGATGCCTTGGAATTTATCGACTGTAGCTTGAACAACTTCTTGCTCAACGTCAGGACGAATAATGTACATCACTTCATATTTGCGCATAATTTTCACCTCCTTATGGACTCTGGCCCTCAATCCAGGTTGAGAGCAAGGAACGAGCACAAACTCGAACTATATTAATATAACAAATACAGAACCATAATGCAAGCAAACGTTCCCTTTATATATGACACATGATCACCCGTACTATGGAGCACACTACAGAAGCTACAACGAAATACATTAGCCAAGGAGGTTTTTCATATCATGGGCGAAAGAACTGAGTTTGAACCAGGAGACAAAGCTCCAAATGATGGCGAGTACACCGAAGTCGGTGAGAATAGCTTTCACACGGAGATCAACAATCCAAAGCGAGTAACGCTGCATAAGGGTGAATCCTTCCCAGAGACAAGCAATCATAATCGTAAGTG
It includes:
- a CDS encoding oligopeptide ABC transporter substrate-binding protein, translating into MKKGFFSRGIFFTVMLVFVLVLAACSSEKEATPAPTANQGEEKTEEKPANEEGVYSIEDFNNVKTNEGTAIEGGSITYGLVSDTAFEGTLNFNFYSGNPDSKVLGWFDEGLLDWDKDYVYTNDGAATYETSEDGKTFTLTIRDNVNWHDGKPVTAEDLQFAYETIGSKDYDGPRYDSNFTSVVGMDEFHAGTADTISGIKVLSEKQISITYKESTPSLLTGGVWTYPLAKHIFGDMEVAKMSSSKEVRETPIGFGPFKVETITPGESVTYVKNEDYWRGAPKLDKVTLKVINPTTVVQELKSGGVDLVDAFPTDQYKDNADMSNVEFLGTIDRAYTYIGFKLGTWDADNGKVVSNTDAKMGDKNLRKAMWMAVDNDQVGKRFYNGLRWNATTLIPPSHPEFHDSNNPGVAYDPEAAKKLLDEAGYKLDGEFRTNPDGSPLEINFVSMTGGDTAEPLARYYVQSWAAIGLKVNLEMVEFNSFYDRVGNTGKDDPNIDVYQAAWGVGIDVDPSGLYGRDALYNFPRFSSEENDRLLAAGVSAEAFDVDKRKEIYNEWQQYMVDEVPVFPTLYRAVVVPVNKRVMNYAIGDGTGVYLHELAVNADKAVVAE
- a CDS encoding ABC transporter permease — encoded protein: MSKANDVVITSQKIDKSPSSLNILWREIVRDKIALISLIFLGVVLLLVYGTALLLDQDEIVKVDLFALYEPPSAQYWLGTDYGGRDVFGQLIIGTRNSLTIAILVTLMTGLLGIVVGILSGYFGGLVDNIFMRIVDFFMVLPFMMIVIAFVTAVPKYNIISFSLIMTAFLWMGIARLIRSKALQERELEYVKASKTLGSSHVKIIFSQVLPNLSSIIIVTMTLNLAANIGLESGLSFLGFGFPESTPSLGTLVSYARNPQTLEFRWWIWLPASLLILVLMLSINNVGQALKRATDARQRRG
- the opp4B gene encoding oligopeptide ABC transporter permease, which codes for MWKIIVRRIMIMIPQIFLLSLLVFLMAKAMPGDALTGLLDPSIDPKALDEQRERLGLNNPWYVQYWDWIRNAAQGDFGQSFRFKMPVMDLIGQRIANTFWLAFATLVFTYLIAIPLGIISGRYNDTWSDRLITGYTYLGFAAPLFIFALVMLWIFGFHFGLFPTGGSVAPGLTPGTFEYIASKFYHLLLPALSMALITTVSTVQYLRSEIIDIKHKEFVLTARAKGASESRVYNRHILRNSLLPIAAFFGYEITGLIGGTIFIESIFSYPGMGQLFLTSISLRDFSVVTALVLLFGIATILGSLLSDIILGLVDPRIRIK
- a CDS encoding ABC transporter ATP-binding protein produces the protein MALLEVEGLKIHFPIRGGLLKREIGSIKAVDDVSFSIEQGQTYGLVGESGSGKTTTGRAIIGLNHVTEGKVMFNGKNLATERRKDRQLQRDVQMIFQDPYSSLNPKKRVIDIIAEPLRNYERLTATEEKKQVRELLEKVGLSPESIYKYPHEFSGGQRQRIGIARAIALKPKLIIADEPVSALDVSVQAQVLNFMQDIQKELNLTYLFISHDLGIIRHMCNQIGIMYKGRYVEQGTTDDIFENPQHIYTKRLIAAIPDMDPSKREEMVAFRKMVKSEYENSYRNFFDEEGLAYSLQSISNTHRVALPQKG
- a CDS encoding ABC transporter ATP-binding protein, producing MNTDLLEVRNLTTSFRIEDDYYAAVDHVNLTVKKNEVLAIVGESGSGKSAFAFSLMGLHNKAKIEGQILYKGQDIANISPNKLNKLRGNEMGMIFQDPLSALNPLMIIGEQIEEILTLHQPKLSSKDKKVKVIDLLNQVGIPRPEHIYKQYPHELSGGMRQRVVIAIAIANKPELLIADEPTTALDVTIQLQILELIRDLKNEINAGIILITHDLGVVAEMADRVAVMYAGEIVEIADIYTLMSNAQHPYTRSLLNSIPTITDTDEKSKLHVIQGIVPSLKNLPRQGCRFKARIPWIDDSAHEENPQMHEIAPGHYVRCTCYQHFHFPDQS